A stretch of the Alnus glutinosa chromosome 6, dhAlnGlut1.1, whole genome shotgun sequence genome encodes the following:
- the LOC133871988 gene encoding GDSL esterase/lipase EXL3-like has translation MHFFLFVKMFSSSTILLFNLVLFVLFLNTKALIKLPPNQTFPAVIAFGDSIADTGNNNHLKTVIKCNFPPYGKDFEGQIPTGRFGNGKVSSDLIAEELGVKGLVPAYLDPNLQPQDLITGVCFASGGAGYDPLTPKIVSVLSLSDQIEMFKEYISKLKGIVGEERTNFILANSLCLVVAGSDDIANTYFVEHARELQYDIPSYTDLMANNAVKFFKEIYGLGARRIGILSAPPIGCVPSQRTLAGGILRECADKYNVAAKLFNSKLSSAVDSLNRNLPNSKMVYIDVYTPLLDLIQNPTKYGFEFVDKGCCGTGALEVAILCNPASATCPDVSQYVFWDSYHPTEGAYRTLIVPVLQKYVPLFF, from the exons ATGCACTTCTTCCTCTTCGTTAAAATGTTTTCTTCTTCGACCATATTATTGTTCAATCTCGtattatttgttcttttcttgaatACCAAGGCTCTCATAAAGCTACCGCCAAATCAAACCTTCCCAGCAGTCATAGCATTTGGAGATTCAATCGCTGATACCGGAAACAACAACCATCTAAAAACTGTTATTAAGTGCAATTTCCCCCCGTATGGCAAGGATTTTGAAGGTCAAATTCCAACAGGTAGATTCGGCAATGGAAAGGTCTCTTCAGACTTGATAG CGGAGGAATTGGGAGTGAAAGGCCTTGTGCCAGCATATTTGGATCCAAATCTGCAACCTCAAGACTTAATCACAGGCGTATGCTTCGCTTCAGGTGGCGCAGGATATGATCCCTTGACACCCAAAATAGTG TCAGTCCTATCACTGTCGGATCAAATAGAAATGTTCAAAGAATACATATCAAAGCTTAAAGGAATTGTTGGAGAAGAGAGGACAAACTTCATCTTGGCCAATAGTCTATGTCTTGTGGTGGCGGGCAGCGACGACATTGCCAATACATATTTTGTTGAGCATGCGCGGGAGTTGCAGTACGATATCCCTAGTTACACTGACCTTATGGCCAACAACGCTGTCAAATTCTTTAAG GAAATATATGGGCTAGGGGCTCGGAGGATTGGAATATTGAGTGCGCCGCCAATTGGATGTGTGCCTTCACAAAGAACTCTAGCCGGAGGAATACTTAGAGAGTGTGCAGATAAATACAACGTAGCAGCAAAGTTGTTCAATTCTAAACTGTCTTCGGCTGTGGATTCTCTTAACCGGAACCTGCCCAACAGCAAGATGGTCTACATTGATGTTTACACTCCTCTACTTGATCTCATTCAGAACCCTACAAAATATG GGTTTGAGTTTGTGGATAAAGGTTGCTGTGGTACGGGAGCTTTAGAGGTAGCTATACTGTGTAACCCAGCTTCTGCCACCTGTCCAGATGTATCTCAGTATGTTTTTTGGGATAGTTATCATCCCACTGAAGGAGCATACAGGACCCTTATTGTTCCAGTCCTCCAAAAGTATGTCCCTCTCTTCTTCTGA